GGCCAGACCTGGGCTCGGGTCCGCGCCGCGCAGGTAGAGCGCCGCCAGGTTTCGCTGGGCGAGTGCGTGACCGGCTGCCGCGGCCTGGCGCAGGAGCTCCAGGGCCTCGTCCATCTTCTGCTCGCGTAAAGCGTGCACGCCGAGCATTGCCAGGGCGAGGGAGTCCCCCGCTGCCCTGGCCTCGCCGAGCAGCCCCAGCGCCTTCGGCAAGTCTGCTGCCACATCGCGGCCGAAGTAGTAAGCCATGCCCAGCTGGGTGAGCGCGCGTGCATCGCCTGCCGCGGCGCGAGCGCGCACTACGCCAAGGTTGTCGGCGTACACCGCCGGTGCGTAGGCCCCTAGCGCAAACGCCGCGAGCGTGCCGCACAGCAGGACCATCCTGAATCTGTTGATGAGGTCTTGCGTGCGGCGGCCGGTGCCGCTGAGCTTTCGTGCGGGGCTGGTGAGCGCATCGCTCTTGTGGCGCAAGGGTGTTCTACGGCGTTTCGGCAACATCACTCACTTTCGTGAAGGCTCAGCCCAAAGGGTACGGCGAGGCACTTTCGCTCGCTGGTCCAGACAGCACCTATCGAAAAAAATAGCAGCGGTCTCGGCAGTGCGCACGTGGTAGCCGTCTACGGCGGATCTCCCGATGGCTCGACTTGCGCGTCACCGAAGTGCCGTTGGGCGCGTGCCGAGGGGCCGCGGCGAGCGGTGGACGCCACTGCGTTGGGCTGCGCGGCGAGACAGGGAGGCGCGCCCCCAGCACGGGAGCATCAGCGTTGGAGAGTAGCCGATTGCGTGTCGCCGCGCCTCCAGCGCCTAGATGCGACGGTGAAGCCGAAAAATATGACGCATCACCAAGGAATCTGCAATCGCGAAATCTATGTTTGACAATAATTTCTCCGCTGGTGAACACTCCACGAGCGATTTGCACGTTGCAGGTTGCCGGTTCCGGGGATCCGGTGTTGTCGGATAGCCAACCCGAGGGATCGTCAACCGCTGCTGCTGCTCTGCGGCAAGCGCCACCACGTGTACGTCGCCCAATTGCCCGTTCGTGAGAGCACGACAACCGCCCGTGACCCGTTCGATGGTCACCGCTCGGGCACCGCACCGCGTCAGGAGCGCGGTCGCATTTCACTAACGCTAGGAGAGATGACCCATGGGGATCAGAACGGTTGCCGTGTTGGCATCGCTAGCTGCCACGGCGGCGAGCTATGCAGGGGACGGCACGATCCGCGTACCACAGGGTGCGCAGACTATTGCCGGCCAGTACATCGTCGTGTTCAGCGATGATGTTGGGTTGGTGCGAGGCGCTGAATCGGATGTGCGAGACTTGGCGACGCGCCTGACCGACCAGTACGGGGGCGACGTTGAGCGTACCTACGCGTGGGCCCTGCGCGGCGCCACGGTGCGCGTGGACGAGGCGACGGCGCGCAAGATCGCCGCCGACCCGCGCGTGAAGTACGTGGAGCAGGACGCGCTCTCGCGCATCGTGGGCGATCAGTCGAACCCCACCTGGGGTATCGATCGGGTAGACGAGCGCTCCCTGCCTCTCGACAACAACTATCACTGGGACTTCACCGGCAGCGGTGTAGAGGTCTACGTGATCGATACGGGCATTCGCACCAGTCACGTTGATTACGCCGGTCGTGCCGTGTGGGGTGCGGACTGCATCGGTACTGGACTGTCGGACAACAACGGTCACGGTACGCACGTCGCGGGCACCGTAGGCTCTGCTACCTGGGGCGTAGCGAAAGACGCCACCCTGGTGGCGGTGAAGGTCTGCAATGGCGGTGGGAGCTGCCCTAACAGTGCCATTACGTGCGGTATCGACTACGTGACCCAGCGCAAGCTGAACAACCCATCCATCCCGATGGTGGCGAACATGAGCCTCGGCGGTGGCTTCTCCCAGTCCGAGAACGATGCGGTCGATGGGTCGGTAAACGCGGGCGTGTTCTACGCTGTCGCAGCCGGCAACGACAATGGCTTCAATGCTTGCAACCTCTCACCTGCGTCGGCGCCCAACGCCTACACGGTAGGTTCAACGACGAGTTCGGACGCACGCTCGTCCTTCTCCAACATAGGCGTCTGCCTGGATATCTTCGCGCCCGGCTCGTCGATCACCTCCACCTGGAACACCTCGAACACGGCCACCAACACGATTAGTGGCACTTCCATGGCAACTCCGCACGTCGCCGGTGCCGCCGCCCTGGTGTTCGATCAGAATCCCACCTGGACGCCCTTCCAAGTGCAGGACGAACTTACCGCTCGTGCGACCGTGGGCGTGGTGTCCAACCCTGGCTCGGGATCGCCCAACCTGCTGCTCTACACCCTCGATGACGGCGGTGGACCACCACCGCCGCCAGCGCCCGAGTGCGCGAGCGATGCGCTGAATCTCAATGGCTTCAGCTTCACTGGCGCTGCCGGCCAGAACCAGGCCAACAACTTCAACGTGACCGATGGCGGGGTTCAGATCGACCTGTTGGGTAACACCTGGGTGCGCACCACGAGCGACTTCACGGTGGGCTCTGGGACGACGCTGGAATTCTACTTCCGCTCGAGCAACCAGGGTGAAATCCACGGCATCGGGTTCGATGAGAACGACACGCTCAACGACGACCCACGCTACTTCCAGTTCTGGGGTACGCAGAACTGGACCGGAACGGGCCAGATCGACCTCTCTCCGACCTACGGCGGCAGCGGTGACTGGCAGTTCTATTCGGTGGATGTAGGGGCCAACTACACAGGCTCAATGAGCCTGGCCTTCGTTAACGACAAGGACTCCGGCAGCGGGACCAACGAGAGTCAGTTCCGCTGTGTTCGCGTGGTTGACGACAGTCCGCCGGGCGGTGGCTGCAGCGTCGACATCGACTTCGAGTCTGGTGCCGATGGCTGGTTCAACGACGGCGCGTCCACCTGCTCTACGGGCGCCTATGTTTTGGGCAACCCCACCCAGCAGTCCAACGGCGGGGTCACCACGCAGGTGGGAGGCTCCAACTCTGGCAGCAACTCGGTCTTCACGGCGACCAACACGAGCCCCGGCAACGCGGATGTCGATGGCGGCAACTGCATCCTCGGATCACCCGTGTGGTCGGTGAGCGCGGCGTCAACCCTGTCCGTGGCCTGGTTCCACGGTCAGCGGGACGGCAACGACGATAGCGGTGACGGCTTTGCCGTCGAGTACTCGCTGAACGGGGGCAGCTCTTGGAGCACGCTCGTCTCTAACGGCGATACGCAGTCGAACGCAGCGTGGGCCACCTCGTCGGCCAGCATACCGGCAGGGTCAGACGTGGCGTTGCGGGTGCAGTGTACTGATGCGACGGGCGGTGGCGATCTCGTCGAATGCGGCATCGACGATGTGAAGATCTGTAACTAGCTGATTGGAGGGCAATCACCGTCCCCGCACACTTGCTGTGCGGGGACGGTTGATCCAGTCCACGCACGAGATCACGCGACTTGCGCGCCATTTCACCTCCCCTTTACGCGCACTGTGTCACACTTTTCTCAGGGCTCTCCAGCGCAGTCCCGGGCCTGCATGCCTGGCCCCTGATGAAATACACTCCAGTGGCGTGAGAACTATCTCACCAAGCTCTAGAAAGTATTAGGTACCGCGAGTTGCTCGCGCTGGCGAGCAGTTCGGAGTCGCAGGTGAACACAAGTACGATCACGAGCGATGAGGCTCTGCGCAGGTGCTAGTGCGTGGCTTGACGGTAGAGGGCGCTTTCGGTCCCGGTAAAGGCGCGGGTGTGCTTGCTTCCCCGTGGCCTTGGAAGGGCGGTTTCCGCGAGGGGACCGCCCTTTTTTTTTTGCCCCGTTGACCCATTTCCTTGGCGGCGACGTTGACTTGTCCAGATCGAAGCCAAGGAGCCGATGATGAGAGTCGTTCATGTGATGATGGCCTTGCTGGTGGTGCTGGCTGGCGTGGTCATTTGGAAGCAAGCACGCCCCCCGGTTGGGGAGGAGGCGCTGTCGCCGGTGCTGACCCCTGAAACGCCGACGGTGAGCAAGTCGGCGGGCCCTGTGCCCCCGACCTTGCCAACGCCACAGGACGCGTTAGCGCCGATCGCCGCTGAGCTGCACCTGTCCCGCAATCGCGATGACGCGCGCACGACCCCGGCCTATCGCGCTCTTGCGGAGGCGGCCTCCGCCGCCACTGCCAACGCCTCCCAGTCGAGCATCGTGCAGATGGCAAATGCCTTGCCGCTCGGGCGTCCAGCGGTGGTGGACCGCGAAGGCTACCCCGAGGCCGAAGACAATCCCGTGCGACGCCCTGCTGAGGATCCTGTCTCCACCTTCTCCATCGACGTGGATACGGCCAGTTACGCCAACGTGCGCCGACAGCTGAATCAGGGCAGGTTGCCGCGTCACGAGTCCGTGCGGGCTGAGGAGATCGTCAACTACTTCGACTACGCCTACCCCATGCCCGAGGCAGACGAGCCCTTCGCAGTCTACACAGAGATCGGTCCGAGCCCCTGGCATGCGCAGCGGCGTCTCTTGCACATTGGTATTCAAGGTGCGGTCCGCAGTGCCGCTGAGCTGCCGCCCGCGAATCTCGTGTTTCTCGTGGACGTCTCGGGCTCCATGCAGTCGCCGGACAAGCTCGATCTGCTGAAGGCGTCGCTGCGCCTCCTGGTAGGTCAGCTGCGCCCCCAAGACACCGTGTCGATGGTGGTTTACGCCGGTGCTGCTGGCGTGGTGCTCGAGCCCACGGCGGGCGATCAACGCGCTACGATCCTCGGGGCGTTGAATCAACTTCAGGCGGGAGGCTCCACCAATGGGGGCGAGGGCATAGAGCTCGCCTACGCCCTCGCCGAGCAGCACCTCGTGGAAGATGGGGTGAACCGCGTAATCCTTGCCACCGACGGTGATTTCAACGTGGGCACGGTAGACCACGATGCCCTAGAGGAGCTGATCGAGCGCAAGCGCGAAGCAGGTGTTGCCCTCACCGTGCTCGGCTTCGGCCGGGGCAACTACCAGGACGGCCTGATGCAGCGTCTGGCGCAGAAGGGTAACGGTAATGCGGCCTATGTCGATACGCTCAATGAGGCGCGCAAGGTGCTCGTGGACGAGCTGGCCGCCACCCTGGAGATCATCGCGCAGGATGTGAAGATCCAGGTAGAGTTCAACCCTGCGGTGGTGGCCGAGTATCGCCTGATAGGCTATGAGAATCGTCAGCTAGCTCGCGAGGACTTCAACAACGATCGAGTGGATGCCGGCGACATCGGCGCTGGCCACACGGTGACGGCCCTCTACGAGCTGGCCTTGGTGGGCGAAGGCGGGGCGCAGGTCGACCCGCTGCGCTACGCGGCCCGGAACGAACGTGGTCGCTTTCTCGGTCGCCCCGTCACCGACGAGATCGCTCACCTGCGCCTGCGCTACAAGCGCCCAGGTGAGGCGAGCAGCGAGCTGATCGAGCGTCCGCTGCTGCACTCCGCTCTGCGTGACCGTCTGGCCGATACGAGCGAGGACTTTCGCTTCAGCGCCGCCACAGCCGCCTACGCTCAGCTCCTGAGCGGTGCACGCTACACGGGTGAGATGAAGCTCGTCGATGTGCTGACCCTCGCTCGGGAGGCGCGAGGAGCGGATCCCTTCGGCTACCGCGGGGAGTTTCTGACCCTCGTTGCCAGTGCAGACGCGCTATCCTCCGTGCAACAGACGACAGGCCGATGAGGTCGACGCAGTTGCATGGACGATAGGGCGATGGCGGGCGCGGCAGCATCTGCCGCCCCGGCGCGGCTCGCCGTGGCGAGTCCTGAGGCCGGGGAGGACGAGGCGTTGATGGTGGCATTCGGGGCAGGCGAGGCGCCTGCCTTCGATATGCTCTACGAGCGCTATCGGGGCCCCGTGTATCGATTCTTCGCCCGCCAGCTGCGCGTCGAAGACGCGCAGGAGGCGCACCAGGACACCTGGTTGCGCGTGATCCGCGCGCGAGAGCGCTACCGGCCCACCAGCAGCTTTCGTAGCTACCTGTTCACGATCGCCCACAACGTGTTGACCGATCTGTGGCGACGCCAAGGGCGCCGACCAGCCGATGCCGCCGTCGATCCCGATGAGCTCGTGGGCCGCGGTGATCCCGTGGGCGAGAGCGAGCGGGCGGAGTTGGTAGATCAATTCTTCGCGTTGCTCGCCGAGCTTCCCGTCGAACAGCGGGAGGCCTTTGTCCTGCGAGAGGACGCAGGTTTGAGTAACGAGCAGATCGCTGAGGTCACGGGCGTGGGTGTAGAGACCGTGCGCAGCCGCATACGCTACGCGGTGCGCAAACTCAAAGGAGGCATGGCGTCTCATGGACAGTAAGGCAGACGAGCGCGACGACGCGGAGCGCGCCCTACTGGCACGCTATCATGCGCGACCCCCGGCGCAGCCTCCGGCTGCTCTCGATGTGGCGATTCGTGCGGCGGCTCGGAAGGCCGTAGTCACCGGTAGTGAACGCGACCACGGCCAGTCACCGACGAGTGCTGGTGGCAATGCCTCGCCATCGCCGTGGATGGCTCTGGCGGCCGCGGTCGCTATGGCGGCGCTCGTACTGCCTGGATTGCTGCGCGAGCCAGATGCAGGCGTGGTGGCGCTCAAGGCTGAGAGCACGAGTGAGTCGGCGGTGGCGTCGAGCAGGCCTGCACCGTTGGCCCTCGGCGGGGCTTTGCTGGCCGACCAGGAGGCGCAGTCCACGGCGCAGCCCGCGCCTCAGCAAGCCGCCGAACGCCCGCGCCGTGCGCGCGCCTCCGATGCTCGCGAACAGTCTGGTCAGGAGACCGTGCCAGCGCTTGCGCAAGCGCTGAGCGATGCGGCGATTGCGGACCGGGATGACGATGACCTCGTGGCCTACGCCTTGAACGGGCTGGGCGAGTCCGATGCGGCGCTTGGTGATGCACCTGATCAGATGACCCTGTGGGTCGCCCCCGTGCCGTCACTCGAAGATCGGAGTTCGAGCGGCCTCGCCCCAGATGTCTCGCAGGTCGTGACCGAGTTGGTTACGCAACATCGCCTCGAGGGCCGTTTTCGACCCGAGGCCGTGACCTCCGATCAGCTCAACGTCACCTTGCTCGAGAGCCTAGTGCTTATCCAAGGTGACTGGGCCGCCGACGGTGCGAGCTGCGATCCCTCGTTCACGCTCGATCGCCGACCTGGCGAGCCAGCGCTCGTCAGCGTGGAGCGCATCGCCGCAAGTCAAGCCGAAGACTTTGTGTTCTTGCGCTTGGAGAGCCCATCGCGGGTGCGCCTGGTGCACTGCACGGCCCAGGGGTGGGTCATCACCGCAAGGTGAGCAGTCCAGCGCGACAGAAGATGGGGGATCATCGCGAGGCAGTTGATTTCGCAGCGTGTTGATGTTGCTGTAGCCGCAGTTCGCTACGTGGGCCTCCGGATCAGTTCACCTCGCGCAGGCGGGCCGAACGTGCAGCACATTCCGGTGGCTGGGAGGGCAACCCCGTCGGGCAATCAGGTGATCCACCCCATCTACCTACCGTACGCCGCGGAACAACTCGCGCGGCACTTCGTGGGCGACGGCTCACGACACATCGAGCACTTCGAGCGCTCGGCGCAGCGCTATGATGCGTTCATGGCAGCCCATCGCGACGCCACCGATGTGGCGCTATCCGTGGCGCGCCGACCGCGGCAGATCGAGCAGGATGAGCGCGTCTGGAGCGTCGCTGCCCTCAAGCATGTATTCGATCATCCTCAGCGCGACGAGCGCCTGATAGATTTACTTGCCTCCTGCTTCGGCAAACGGCCGCCGGTTCGCGATCTGCCCACCTGGGGCACGTGCCTAGAGGGTCCCCTCGAACTGTTCTTCCAGGTGCAGTATCCCTCGCCGCCGGCTTACCTCAGCTGGTTGGCGGAGCACCTGGAGCAGCGCCATCTCATCCCCTTTGTGCTGGACGCGGCGCGGCGCCCCTCGCGGCGCCCGCTGGAAGGGCCAGTTACCGTCGATGCCGTGTTGCTCAACCCGGCCAACGGTTTCGCCGTGCTCTTCGAGGCGGAGGTGCTCGACGACTGCCTGAGCGATGTGCCCTACGATAGCCTGCGCAACCAGCTGACGCGCACGATCGACGTCATGGTGGAGCCGACCCGCGGGCTGGGCCCGACCTTGGATCGCCGCCGGCCTCACCGCACGCTTTTCTGCATGCTGACCCCTCAGCTGTTTCGCGACCATCCCGAATCACGCCACTACGCGGCCTTGCTGATCGACTACATGGGGTGCAACGACACCTTGGCTCGTGATCTGCTGCATCGAGAGGCGAGGCTGCTCGATGGGGTGTCCTCACGCCTCGGCTGGCTCACCTTTGAGGACCTGCTGCGAGGCTTTCCCGGTGCTTGTCCCTGGATGACAACCGCTTAGCGGCGGCTCAAGGCTCAGGCGGCGGCGCTCGGATCGCCCTCGGACTGCTTCTCGGGGTTGGCGGCGGGGCCGGACAGCAACAGGGCGGGCGCCTCGATGGCGAAGCCTTGGGCCATGTCCGCCGACAGGCTCAGCATGTCTTCGAGCACGTCGGAGGACTCGACAAACATCGCGCAGGTGAGCACGTCGAGGGCGCCTGCAGCGTCGATCGCGGACTTCACGACGATGCGATCCAGCGAGTTCTCATGGGCGTCGCGCACCGAGGCGCCGTCGAGCTTGAGCATGTCGATATCGAGCGCCTGGGCGATCGCCAGGGAAGCGCTGCTGGTGCTGAATCCGTCGAGAGCGAAACGGCAGCCTAGGGGGCGCAGGGTCTCGATGAGCTTCTCCAGAGCGCCCGCGTGGCGCTTTGCAAAGGCTTCACGGATCTCGAAGTTAATTACTCCATTTGGTAGATCCAGTGACTCATGCAGTTCGCGCATGAAATCGCCGAAGTTGGCGTCCTTTATTGTCGCCGGAGAGAGATTCACCCAGTAGTGCTCCACGGTCCGCGCGTCGGCCTCGACGGCGCCAATGTGTCGTGCGAGCTGCTCGACGACCCACCGGTCGATATCAGCCGCTAGCCCGTAGCGCTCTGCCACGGGCAGGAATGCGCCCGGCAGCACGCTGGCCTCGCCTTGCTCATCGAGCATCCTCAGCAGGATCTCCGCTTGCCTCGGTGCTGTGGGATCGCGCAAGGGCATGATCTGCTGAGCCATGAGTGCGAAGCCATCGCCGTCCAGCGCGCTGCGCAGGCGCTGCGCCCAGTGTATCTCTGCCGCTCGTGCGTCCGGCTTACCGTCGCCCTCGTCGTCGGCGAGGCAAACGCGATTGCGCCCTCCATCCTTGGCAGCGAAGCAGGCGTCGTCGGCGCGGCGTAGGGCGTCGTCGAGGGGGCCGCTCGGTCGATCGACCCCGACGATGCCGATGCTGGCGCCGATACGGAAGCTCTGCCCATCCCAGTCGAAGACCAGGTCTTCCATCCGTGCGCGGATCACCTCGGCGATCTGCGCCCCCGTCTCAAGGTCGCAGCGTTTGCAGATCACGGCGAATTCATCGCCGCCGAGGCGAACCACCAGGTCGCGCTCGCGCACGCTCTGGGTGATCGTGCTCGCGACCTGCTGCAGTAGCGCGTCGCCTGCCGCGTGCCCAGCCGTGTCGTTGACCACCTTGAACTTGTCAAGGTCGATCAGTCCGATCACCAGCGGGTAGGCGTTGTCCGCGTCCTCTCCGCCGAGCTCGGCGAGGGTCTGCTCGAACATGCGGCGGTTGGCGAGGCCCGTGAGGGCGTCGTGGCGAGCTTGGTGTTGCAGCTCCGCCGCGAGGCGACGCGATTCTGTTGCATCCTGAAGCTGAAGTACGGCGTAAGCGAAGTCGTCTTCTTCGCGTACGGAAGAAAAGTGTAGGGCGCAGGTGAGTTCACGCCCGTCGCGGCTGCGCACTTGGGCATCGCAGGCGAATTCACCGATGCTTGCGATCACCATCTGCTGCAGCTGCTCGCGCACATCGTCCTGGGTCTCACCGGTGATGAGCGTAAGTAGGTTGAAGCGCGCTTCGCAGGCCGTGTCCATGAGTGAGTCGAACATGGGGTTGCGCTGGATCACGGCGCCGTCGCCCAGCACCAGCGCCATGCCAATCGGCGCGTTCAAGAAGGCCTTTTCGAACTTCACTTGGTTGGATTTCGCGAGGCGATCAGCGCGCTCGCGCTGACGTATCTCGCTCTCCAGGCGCGTGTTCTGCTCGGCCAGCTCGCGCGTGCGCACCTCTACCGTTTGCGCTAAGTGCAAATCGCGTCCGTGGATGATCTCGAGCATAGCGTTCACGTCCTCGGTCAGGCGTCCGAGATCGTCGGGATATAGGGGGTCTGCGCGCAGCTTGTAGTCCTTCTTCTCCCGCACCCGCTTCACGAGATCCGTTAGGTTTGCTAGCGGCTTGGTGACCATGCGCTGGCTGCCGTGACCGAGGGCAAGGCCGAGGAGCACGGCGAGCGTGAGGATAGCGGTGATCGTTACTAGCATCTCGCGCGCGGCTGCTTCGACCTCCTCGCGTGAGACGTAGATCACCAGCCACCCGATCTCCAACCCGTACGGATCGACGATTGCGATCGACTGGGTGTGCATAGCGCTTTGCGCCTGCAAGTCCTCCACGGGGTCGGTGCCGTAGTAGGTGACGATGAGCTCGTCGCTTACTCCGCGCAGCTCGGCGCGAGCGATGGCAGGATCCTTGTTGAAGGCATCCATGATGGAGGCCGCGCGCGTCCAGTCGGCGAACTCTACCGGTTGCACCAGGTTCTCGCTGACCATCGCCCCGTGCTGCGCGACGCGCTGGGCGAGGGCGTGCTCCATCATGCGGTGGTTTTGCCAGAACAGCAGCGCTCCGGCCACGCCGATCAGCGTCAGACCGAGGATGAGGTTGAAGATGGTTAGCTTTTGACTGATCGGCAGTCGCTGAATGATCCGCTGCACGGCGCCTGGGCCCCTTGGATAGACTCCGGGCGAGCGGCCCGGTGGCTGTTCAACGCGAGAATTGTAAGGAGCTTGCCAGCCGGTCGACCGTCGCGAATCACAACTTGATGGTGCCCGATCCCCTCTCTTTGACTTAACCTGCTCGCTTGTGGGCAGAGTGTGAACTGATCCTTGGGGAGTGGACGCGGCGGTGATTCGATCGAAGCAGGTAT
The DNA window shown above is from Pseudomonadota bacterium and carries:
- a CDS encoding sigma-70 family RNA polymerase sigma factor, which encodes MDDRAMAGAAASAAPARLAVASPEAGEDEALMVAFGAGEAPAFDMLYERYRGPVYRFFARQLRVEDAQEAHQDTWLRVIRARERYRPTSSFRSYLFTIAHNVLTDLWRRQGRRPADAAVDPDELVGRGDPVGESERAELVDQFFALLAELPVEQREAFVLREDAGLSNEQIAEVTGVGVETVRSRIRYAVRKLKGGMASHGQ
- a CDS encoding S8 family peptidase → MGIRTVAVLASLAATAASYAGDGTIRVPQGAQTIAGQYIVVFSDDVGLVRGAESDVRDLATRLTDQYGGDVERTYAWALRGATVRVDEATARKIAADPRVKYVEQDALSRIVGDQSNPTWGIDRVDERSLPLDNNYHWDFTGSGVEVYVIDTGIRTSHVDYAGRAVWGADCIGTGLSDNNGHGTHVAGTVGSATWGVAKDATLVAVKVCNGGGSCPNSAITCGIDYVTQRKLNNPSIPMVANMSLGGGFSQSENDAVDGSVNAGVFYAVAAGNDNGFNACNLSPASAPNAYTVGSTTSSDARSSFSNIGVCLDIFAPGSSITSTWNTSNTATNTISGTSMATPHVAGAAALVFDQNPTWTPFQVQDELTARATVGVVSNPGSGSPNLLLYTLDDGGGPPPPPAPECASDALNLNGFSFTGAAGQNQANNFNVTDGGVQIDLLGNTWVRTTSDFTVGSGTTLEFYFRSSNQGEIHGIGFDENDTLNDDPRYFQFWGTQNWTGTGQIDLSPTYGGSGDWQFYSVDVGANYTGSMSLAFVNDKDSGSGTNESQFRCVRVVDDSPPGGGCSVDIDFESGADGWFNDGASTCSTGAYVLGNPTQQSNGGVTTQVGGSNSGSNSVFTATNTSPGNADVDGGNCILGSPVWSVSAASTLSVAWFHGQRDGNDDSGDGFAVEYSLNGGSSWSTLVSNGDTQSNAAWATSSASIPAGSDVALRVQCTDATGGGDLVECGIDDVKICN
- a CDS encoding VWA domain-containing protein produces the protein MMRVVHVMMALLVVLAGVVIWKQARPPVGEEALSPVLTPETPTVSKSAGPVPPTLPTPQDALAPIAAELHLSRNRDDARTTPAYRALAEAASAATANASQSSIVQMANALPLGRPAVVDREGYPEAEDNPVRRPAEDPVSTFSIDVDTASYANVRRQLNQGRLPRHESVRAEEIVNYFDYAYPMPEADEPFAVYTEIGPSPWHAQRRLLHIGIQGAVRSAAELPPANLVFLVDVSGSMQSPDKLDLLKASLRLLVGQLRPQDTVSMVVYAGAAGVVLEPTAGDQRATILGALNQLQAGGSTNGGEGIELAYALAEQHLVEDGVNRVILATDGDFNVGTVDHDALEELIERKREAGVALTVLGFGRGNYQDGLMQRLAQKGNGNAAYVDTLNEARKVLVDELAATLEIIAQDVKIQVEFNPAVVAEYRLIGYENRQLAREDFNNDRVDAGDIGAGHTVTALYELALVGEGGAQVDPLRYAARNERGRFLGRPVTDEIAHLRLRYKRPGEASSELIERPLLHSALRDRLADTSEDFRFSAATAAYAQLLSGARYTGEMKLVDVLTLAREARGADPFGYRGEFLTLVASADALSSVQQTTGR
- a CDS encoding EAL domain-containing protein, with the translated sequence MQRIIQRLPISQKLTIFNLILGLTLIGVAGALLFWQNHRMMEHALAQRVAQHGAMVSENLVQPVEFADWTRAASIMDAFNKDPAIARAELRGVSDELIVTYYGTDPVEDLQAQSAMHTQSIAIVDPYGLEIGWLVIYVSREEVEAAAREMLVTITAILTLAVLLGLALGHGSQRMVTKPLANLTDLVKRVREKKDYKLRADPLYPDDLGRLTEDVNAMLEIIHGRDLHLAQTVEVRTRELAEQNTRLESEIRQRERADRLAKSNQVKFEKAFLNAPIGMALVLGDGAVIQRNPMFDSLMDTACEARFNLLTLITGETQDDVREQLQQMVIASIGEFACDAQVRSRDGRELTCALHFSSVREEDDFAYAVLQLQDATESRRLAAELQHQARHDALTGLANRRMFEQTLAELGGEDADNAYPLVIGLIDLDKFKVVNDTAGHAAGDALLQQVASTITQSVRERDLVVRLGGDEFAVICKRCDLETGAQIAEVIRARMEDLVFDWDGQSFRIGASIGIVGVDRPSGPLDDALRRADDACFAAKDGGRNRVCLADDEGDGKPDARAAEIHWAQRLRSALDGDGFALMAQQIMPLRDPTAPRQAEILLRMLDEQGEASVLPGAFLPVAERYGLAADIDRWVVEQLARHIGAVEADARTVEHYWVNLSPATIKDANFGDFMRELHESLDLPNGVINFEIREAFAKRHAGALEKLIETLRPLGCRFALDGFSTSSASLAIAQALDIDMLKLDGASVRDAHENSLDRIVVKSAIDAAGALDVLTCAMFVESSDVLEDMLSLSADMAQGFAIEAPALLLSGPAANPEKQSEGDPSAAA